One genomic region from Cucumis melo cultivar AY chromosome 9, USDA_Cmelo_AY_1.0, whole genome shotgun sequence encodes:
- the LOC103503687 gene encoding germin-like protein subfamily 2 member 4: MDASKVLVFFVLFIAATTIPSFHAFDPDLLQDLCVADTSKGIKVNGFPCKEDTNITASDFFFAGLATPAVVNNSIGFAATQANVDSVPGLNTLGISLNRVEYSPNGGLVPPHTHPRATEIIFILEGELDVGFITTANKLISKTIKKGEVFVFPVGLLHYQQNNKDKPASAIVAFNSQLPGILVVAPALFSSSPAIDNDVLGRTFQIGTDKVGEIKSRFAPS, encoded by the exons atggaTGCATCAAAAGTTCTTGTATTCTTTGTCTTGTTTATTGCAGCTACAACGATTCCGAGTTTCCATGCCTTCGACCCCGACTTGCTTCAGGACTTATGCGTCGCTGATACTTCCAAAG GGATAAAAGTGAATGGATTCCCATGCAAGGAGGATACCAACATAACAGCCTCAGACTTCTTCTTCGCCGGACTAGCAACCCCCGCCGTAGTCAACAACTCCATCGGGTTCGCCGCCACGCAAGCCAATGTTGACAGCGTCCCCGGCCTCAACACCCTCGGCATTTCCCTCAACCGTGTCGAATACTCACCAAACGGTGGTCTCGTTCCACCCCACACGCACCCACGCGCCACCGAGATCATCTTCATCCTTGAAGGAGAACTCGACGTTGGATTCATAACCACTGCCAACAAACTGATTTCCAAGACCATAAAAAAAGGTGAAGTCTTTGTCTTCCCCGTAGGCCTACTCCATTACCAGCAGAACAACAAGGATAAACCTGCTTCCGCTATCGTCGCCTTCAACAGCCAGCTGCCGGGAATATTGGTGGTTGCTCCCGCCTTGTTTTCCTCCTCTCCAGCCATCGACAATGACGTCCTTGGTAGAACTTTCCAGATTGGGACTGATAAGGTgggagagattaaatcaaggtTTGCTCCGTCCTAA